The genomic region TGATCATGCTAGTTAGTGACGGAAATGTATACGATGCCATCTAAGGCGATAACTTGCTTTGATAAACTACAATAGGCTATGATTTCAAAACACGTTTGACCAAGAACATTTGCAAAACGTGAACGTGTACTGAGTGATGCTCAAGGTAAAACTATGGACGCCATGTACAATGAAAAGAGGTTTTCTATCATAGTGATAGCAGCcaatttgacttttgacaaaaACGTTACTGATGGCACATGTTTACTTCCGATTCATATCCTTTATTCCGGATCGTACACGCCCTAACTAAGACGCCATCTTCTGTTGACTAACAGCCCAAATTGTGTCTGTTTCACAGAGGCGCACGAATGCACGGTCAACGCCGATTGCCACGACCACATCCACGACGGGTTCTTTCACCACTATGCAAACGGCGGCTGGCAATGCATAGCATATGACTGCCAATGCACCAGCGGGCATGGATAGTAGTTCGACTGCCGTAACCTGTTTTCTATGAATGTTAtgttttgtattgaaataataaaattatacattCAATTTAACGCGTGGTTTTCTTTTGTGTTTAAATCTGATTTTGTGTTGGTGTATTTGCATGTTCGTATAGTAAAATATATCCGAATATAGATCGGATGGTGCTTGAACTGAACGCTCTACTGGCTAGGGGGTAAACGTAAACGATACACAAGTCGGgatttatttagaaaatttcgTTTGGGAATACAGACTGTATGTTAATTTTGAATAGGACTGTTCTTTGGTATCATATTATTCCGTTACATGTAAACGTTAGTTATTCGGATAAAAAAACTGataaacaagttatttgaaaGAAACATTGGCAGCATGGGGTCAAGTGTGTACATCGATTTTAAGGAGAAAAATAACACTACATTTTCATAAACTCGTGTCCTCGAAGCTAGATTTGGTCTCTTAATATAACGAAAAATATATGATCGCATGCTTATAATGTTTGATTGATAAACACAGTGTCTAACTACAATTTGTTAAAGTTTGAGTCGCTTTAAATGCACAAGTGGTGTTTAAAGGCGATTTTAATGCACCAGTATGTAACATGAAAGCGGAAATCGTTCATAGATTCCGAATGGTCTAGTATCCAGTTTTCGTGGAAAACGGTTAATACTTTCCTATATGTTTTAATGACCGCCATCGCTCGAGAACTTTGTTTTACGGTAAACTTAATTTAGATGTAATGCCCTTTAAACAGATAGGAGCATGACAAAATTGGGTACATTTAATGAGAAAAAGAAACATGCATCGAATGTCACATATGTATGATGAATGTCACATAAGTATGATGGCGTGAGACAATATCTTGGCAGTTATTCttataaagttatttttaaacataaagaaACAATATTAAGTAACGCAAATGGAAGCGAAActaaaattattgcatttatttatgtatCTATTTATGAATCTACAAACGGTTCGTGCAAAATTTTGATTGTTTTCTGCATTTGATCTACCTTGCAAGCCTTCTACTACTagtacattttactatttctgacTATTTCTGCGTTTTTTTATACTGCAACGACAAAAACAAAGACTACTGTACGTATAATCACTGAAAAAATTATTTCGTCTCAAAATATaaactttcaattttatttcacctGTATATATACTAAACAAGAAACTGGTGTGGAGttctattgaaataaatattttacattaaattatagGAATTTTCCTCATATTTTCGAaaggattttttaaaattttttgTCACATACTTATACTGCAAAGCTTCGGTTGCGAATTATCATTATTAGAAAGTGATACAATTAGAAAGCGTTACACACGCGAAACAGTTGAAAAATTTCAAATGACTCTGTTCTTTTCACTAAGTATTCTTGGATCAACGACATCAAGAATAGAAAGCCTCGTAACAGTCCTGATGACCGAGTGCTTTTTTTacgttttttatttgtattttttcccttttttaaattgtattgttgtcATTATTAAGGAGCTCTGCAATTCCGTGGTTAAAACTTAGCAATTTAAGGCATTTACTGACACATTTCGAAAAATCAAATGACTTTTACACACGCTTATATTGATTTTGTTGACGTGTGCatttaaatgtgacttaaagCGTACATTTTGACCAAAAATCACATAGTTTTGAGAATATTTGTGTGACTGTTAATGAAACGAGATTTTGATTTCCACTATTTATAAAACACATAAATTAtcacattatttttatattgttcgggatattatatatttttcaaggGAAAATCACCTTTTTGTACAAAACCGTCAATACAAACAGTATGCCAACTCGGTACGCTGCTGTTTCTGGCCCACGTTGTTAACGCCCTAGCTGTTTCCACCATCGTTAATATGCATCATCACGGGCATATACACGAGTTAAAAGATAAGGATGGCGATTGAAGAGCTTCACGTTCCCTACTTAACAAATATCACGACGcaataatttatcaatttatcaataaatGGGATGGACAGTTCTTTAGCGGTTACTTCTGTCTgcataactatatatatatatatatatatatatatatatatatatatatatgtatgtatcgcGTCATGTGAAAACCTGCCTTAATGACAAAATTTTCGATttttactttttatcattttcttaCAGATTTTTTTCTCCTGGTTTCAAATCTGCAACTCTTTTGACGGTGATAGAACAAATACTATGCGGAATTTAAATCTTTAATACCACACTAAcgaaataatttctttaatacGACGTCGTTAACGTCGCCTATTTTCGGCGTTGATAACATTGTTTCGCAAGTTTATATTTTCGTGTTTTCTGTttaataaagcatttaaactgCTCATAAGTAACAATCGGTAACATTTAGATACATAACTATaccatttaaatacaaaaatgataaGTTAATAAAAGTAAATGAATCCGTGACGTGGTGAAACACAACACTATACACTTCCACGATTATTTTGTTGAGACATTTATTTCTCAATGCTCCAAGTTGAGTATGTTGAAGTGTGTGCTAATCAAACATCACAATCTTCCTGATGCACTAACACATCACGATGCACAGCGGACACGTAGGGGGAGACAATCTTCGTCAGGTAAGCGCGACGCTGCTCCGACAACCCTGCAGCTGTGAGCGTGCGCGGTATCTCCGTTGCGACGAAACCGGATTCTGATGTCAAAAGAATCTTCGTCTTTTCTGATTCATGTCGTTCCCTTGCGAAAACAAACCCGGGACACCGTTGTTCAAATCTGAAGTACTGATATTTCCTGCAattcaattataattatgttaaaagtcAATATAATGTACTGATACTTTATTTGTGCCGCTTTTATCAGTATACGAAATATAAGACTCTATACAGCACGTATTTAGTGTAAACAATCAATACCGAATGCCCGGCAACGCTCTGAACTTTGGCTGCAGGAAAGCGCGCCAATCCTCCCACTGCCACTGGAGGTATTGGACGGAGGCGTTGGAGTTGGATGAATCATTCACGACGTCCGACAGGTGTGCAAGCGTACTGACATCGCAACGTCTAAACTGCTTTTTAATGGCGGCAAAGCCACTGTCCACGTAGCTGCGAGCGTGCCCTGTAAAATAAGGAACTGGCTGCATTTTTTGTCAACATTAACTAGTATGCGTATAGTTTCAGAATTTAAAGTTGTCAATCCTTCCTCAATCCCAATTTCAGTACAACAAAAATTAACTGCACAATAATTATTCACTAAGAGACTGTGACGCGTACGGGGTGGAAACCGGCGTTCTACCAAAATGCTCAGAGTAGAGACTCTCGAGTTcctaaacaaaatcaaataacgTAGAGTGGTGGCACCTATTACACATTTGTTTAATCATCTGCGAGCATTTAAGTGCATTAATTGTTATCAGAATTCTTAATTTGATAGGTTTACACGAATAGAGTTAGGGATTTCAATGTGTCAAAATCAagtgaaaacacatttattatcgTATTAATAAGGTACGCAAATCTAGATCGATTAAACAGAAGgatatgaaacttttttttattgatttatgctGTTGACTGGACTATTTGAGCTTCCAATTTCTATTAATTGGCCGCGTGTTTTATCAATTTCCATACATTACATCACATCATTCACATGGTTGATAATTCCATCTTAAAATATTCCTGATTATCTTCTACcttaatttgaatataaaatatgttaatacgCGTTATTCTTCCCACACTTATAAACACTGACTTAACAAAAACAAAGTACGGAAAATTTCTTAGAAGCCGTGAACTTGATGACGCATTATAGTACGGGTTTTGGTAGCGTAGCTAATCGTTTTTACTGATTAATTACATAACGTCAAGTTAAATCGTTGTTGTAAATTGCATATGGATTGAGTTTTTCTGTTTAAATATacacacatgaaatattgctaaagagtaaaaataacatgtattgatAACAACATGCAATTTGTTTAAGCAATGTGTGTTTTAAAGCCGtacagtttgtttttatttgttcgtATCGCTACACCCCTGACATACACTTTGCAGCGATGAAAGACAAAAAAAAATGGCTGAACATAAGAGCAAGTTAACTAAACcatcataaattaaacaagtcgtatcactttaaaacataaaacatgcttTTATCAGTAACAGTTTTTTTATAATACAACACCAaactagtatattttttttattgaaaattaaaattgaacCAATTCGACAAGGTCAATGCTGTCTCAGACAAAGCTTAGGGTTGTTATAAGTTATGTAAATTATAGTAAGGCAGGCGATAAATACAGACAGTGTCATAATAAGCAATTGATTAAGCTGAAAATGGAAAATATACTTACATCTAGCTCTTGGTCCATATCATCGAAAATCCATTTTGAATTTAACAAAATTCAAACAACTTTGCGCGCAAAACATGTGCTTgccaacaaaaacacattacgTCATTTCGCAATTTTATTGATGACGTTGTAAATGTCATTAAGTCAGGTTTTCACATGACggatacacacatatatatatatatatatatatatagcggtCAATTCTctataaaaataataactattCGGGTCCACACGTAGTTCATCCTCAGGCGCAGAAGGACCTCTTAAACTGCGAAATACACGCAttccaaaacaaaataaattactgtaatacAACAAATACGGTAAGAGGCATTGCATTAGTGAAGATTCGCTAATGAGAAGCGAGACTGGTGGTCGATATAATCCTGCAAGACATCGCGTATTAAATTATAAGATCGTAATCTTATATGAACGCACGACCTCTGTGTGACCAGAATGTGCCTAGCTGGGTCCTAATATAAAGAGGACACGTGGGCATTGCGTACTCTACATGTTATCTTATCCATTAGTAAAGTTATTCAGTGTAAAGACACAGAGCacctaactctttcagtgctggaaccgaattttgaaggcctttgcaaacagtttttattcagatgaaacgccacagaacgtggcgtctcatcaggatccaaactgcttgctattctgatattattctttaaaaaaaatcgaagaatatgctaattttagaaaatcagcagtcgacattttagcagacgacaaatttcccagcatgcaaagggttaacaaatatGGAAACATCAAGGTTTCACATGCGGATACCGGACGTCCTGATAGACAGATTACATGCTATCAGTTGCATGATAAGCACTGATGGTGTGGTCCAGGATGCATATAACTTATAAAGcacagtttaacccatttatgcctagcctctagaaaaaagccttggcaaacaacgtagacccagatcgatgagacgccgcatcatgcggcgtctcatcagggtctgagctgtttgctgtaagaaatattctcaatatagaaataaacatactagacatccctaattttggaaataaattgatccaatttagaaggatgggagagtccactaggcataaaagggttaaattGAATGTTTTTGCGTCAAGTTTAATGCATAAAAGCATTCAAAAAAGGCCCCTTTGCACTGTTTTATATTAGTTGTGTCTAGCTTCGCATTTAGGCATATGTTTTCATGgccaacaaaaacaacaataacataccggcaagaAACGGTGTGCTATTTCTTAGTTCATATTTATAGTTACAAGGTATATAATTTATTTCTATGGTATTCTTTCAAAAGTGGACGGCCTTCTAACCATATATAGTTTGCACGAACCGTTGGTAGATTTATTTTGTCTTTATCTTATTGAAACAAAACGCTTCAAGAAAATACAAAAAGAATCCTGCTTGCATTTTCGTAACTTAATCTGTTTAACTTATTTTCGCCTTTTAAGTAATCATATGAGAATAAAGACCGATGATATGTTCTAGTATCACGAACATACTTAAGTCAATTATCTGACACAACTTTAGAGGCTTTAATCAATTTTTGAGATGAGTTTGATCGTCAAAATTAGTTTAGTGTTCAcatatttatgtcccccactaaagtatattgtttttgtcctgtctgttggtttgttgctttgtttgtttgcgccaactttaacatttaccataacttttgcaatattgaagatagcaacttcatatttcgcatgcatgtgtatctcatggagctgcacattttgagtggtgaaaggtcaatgtcaaccttcaaggtcaaatgtcaaatatatgggtcaaaatcgctcatttaatgtacacttttgcaatattgaagatagcaacttgatattaggcatgcatgtgtatctcatggagctgcacattttcagtggtgaaaggtcaaggtcatccttcaaggtcaaaggtcaaatatatgaggacatattgtttcacaagcacatcttgttgtttttttatagttGTATGTCTTATCCAACCCTGAGTACTATACGGGTGTATAAAATCGCCTTAAAATACCACTTATACATTTCTAATGGCTTTAACAATTACAAAATATTCGTAGGAACTTTGTATATAAATCAAATATTTGAACCATGTAAGTatagttattttttgttaaatttaaagacAAAATAAAGCTTCATGGAAACGAATTTTTTATGGAAATTCGTGTTTGTTCTCTAAAGTTCGATGTGCATACTTAACCTCATTATATCTATGTTtatcttcaataactttttcatCAGTGTATTTTCTCTGAATAACTAGCGGTTACATGGAACGGAATACGGTTGTATTATAACAGTCCTGGTCAAATTTTGTATATTCCACGAAAAAAACCCATTCAACCCAATTAATATGTACTACTTGATggatatatataaacacaattcCGCTATCTTTACTACATATGCATTATCATTTCGCTTACTTCCGACGTATGAAATTCTTAACATTCATCGCCTTGCTAGTAGGAAATTCATGTCAAGAATCATCCAATCTATGTTCGGAAAGATTTAAAAGCTACAATTATACACACCTAAAACCACTTCATGAGATTTACAATCACAAATCGACACTTAATCAAAAATCAAAACTGAAttgataattttattatttcgatACAAAGCATAACACATTCATAAAAAATGGTTAGCTGGATTAATTCCAAATGGGTGCTGCAGCTGGATTAATTCCCAATGGTTATGGCAACTGGATTAATTTCCATGCCCGCTGGTGCACTGACAGTCATAGTTTATGCACTGCCAGCCGTTGTGTGCGCATTGGTGAAAGAACCCGTCGTGGATGTGGTCGTGGCAATCAGTGTTGACCGTGCATTCGTGAAGCTCTGTGAAACAGACGTAATTTGACAATTGTTCACCTTAATCAATGCTATGTTCTGATTGGCCGATAGTTTTTATTACCAAACAAACGACGTTTTTTAACATACACCAGCGCAAACTCCTCAACTTAACCTGGTTTGCAAACCTGTGAGCTTTTTCATCGTTCTGCGAAACAGTTTATACTTCTTAATATACGTCTACAATTGTGTAAGAGATCtttaacataatacaaaatatgtatgatATAATAACGACTTCTGTTTTTTTAACAGAAAGTAAATGGAAACCAACCGTCAACCATGttacttttcatataaatataaacatgcaaaAGGACAAAGAAATGCAGGACTAAAAGTGTACAGCCTACCAACGCCAGCCAGGGAATCGCAGACACACTGAAAGTCCATACAGTGCAGGATGGAGCCTCCCCTGCATGACGTCACAATTGGGTCACAGTCTGACGTCTGCTTGCAACGTGCTGCGCATGCGTACGctgcaatacaaacaaaagtgGCATTGGCAGGTATTTGAAAAAATCCGGTATATCACCAGTTTATGATGCACCCGTATTTATGGAATTCACACACATACGTACATAAAATAGAAAACGGACACAGGTTTGGCAttaattgcactgaattgttgtgagataaaaagaacatatatgcatatataaacaagataagtattgatgcaaagcatcaaagggcgtcgggaatttcagtgtaaaaggcactcaatgaagttacatggaacgatttttttctactgtaaatattaatatattggccgattattttaaacaaaatagaaaaagatactggtataaccattatctatgattttgtgttataacccccaaataaccattatctatgatgttgtgttataactcccaaataaccattatctatgattttgtgttgaaacccccaaatatttcatagttcattttatttacattggtttccttttttttactggcatccgtgtgcagttttcattaatggaacagaactgtgtaggttttaaaaaatctgcttcatcttgtaagcgtaatttcatatttttcttaacttcaaggggagatgattctgaacttattcttacgttgctcatttacgaaaggggttgagtactcattgatatgaatacactgtaaaagttttaatgtgtttacgaacccccccccccccaaaccctctcacacatatatttcatgggcataataaaaacaaataatggttacactaaaacagcatatttattaaaactaaaatgtctacatcaaaacaaaaagttatcatagaacacaaataaaataatttgattctactggggctcgaaccttggacctctcacatgtgaagcgagcgtgcaaccactacactacggaaccgcttaaaAAATCACATTCTCACTAAGATATTAATAACTGACTGTAgcgtaacggttatcaataaagcattcattctatacatagatggtgacgtcactacgttattgtcagtaagaccggtgtgtacataatgataaagcaataaaccgtgtaatcgctgtcgtcctGTAAAactgaagaaaatacgcgttaaccaaaactcgaacagcaaaagtctgcgctattgttagaaaaaacacaaaataaatatattttgattatgttttgtttttatacaaaaccagaaagtttcaccggttcgcgtatttgcccagtccttgtgatcttttattattgcccagtccctgtgatcagttattaattaaaagaattagctttgcattattggcaattaatgttgtagtaaatgtaataggcacaaatgcagtacttatttacattaACTTTCACAaacatcaccactatgcaagatattctgacaacaaaaatatatacattgatccttaaaataacttctcctcccataagcgaaaaaaaaagtattacatactagtcgccgcacttcagtgcgacgccaataacatgCGTTCAAAGAGCGCCGAAGCCTTCAGTCACTGCATATTCCCTAAGCCTTTTAGACAAGACAGACCACTTGATTTTGGGATCAATTGTAGACCCTTTTACTATCAACAACGAGTTTATCAATTCATTGTCTTGTGTTTTAATAACAGCTGACATTAAATGCAAGCCGAAATACATCACGTTCCTAAAGTCTAAAAATAAGGTGTTTGTTGCCGCTAACTGTAATGCCAGTATTTGTGGTcattaaaaacttttttatgaaCGTCAAATCCATCAAAGATTGCTTGAGTTATTTCTAATCAAAATAACCCCACAAATAAGGTTTATCAACTAAGCTCTAAAGAAATGGCCATTATAAGACCGCCTATTTCCAACAACCAAGATAAAAACTTTCAGTGTACGATCCACTGCAGCCATTTTGACGATGCTAATGACGTCATTTGCCGTTAAGGACAACGGGTCAAATCGATCTCGCGCTATGGTCTTTTTCGGTATCGGACACGAAACGAAGAAAAGAAAGCGATATCGGCACACTTGTTGTGTATGTACGGATTTTAAAAATCCATATCAGAAATATAGTGCTCAACGtaaatgttttactatttaaaGTAAGTTatgtactttaaaaatacaacatatcCGCTAAGTCCTTTCGGAGATAATTCTGCCTAGTATATTCGTACGTATAGATTCCTGCCTAAAACTGGATGGAATTCTTATTATTTGCGTTCATGCTTTTTGTATTTGCAACACTCCCAAAATGGCTGCAAGAGAAATGTTTTACGataaataaactgaaataatATAGTAAACACAAGTATATTACATACCAATGGCTAAGGCAAAAAAGCACACTGCAATTTTCATGCCTGAAACTGGGAAAAGCTTTTCACGTATCAAAATCTACTTCAAACATTCACAGTTATATGGCGTTCCGTGCGCATGCGCCTCAAACGAACATAAACGGATTCAAAGATAAGAGTATAAAAACTGTGAAACAAAATGggaactttaaaggggccttatcacagattttggcatgttttgaagtttgtcattaaatgctttatataaaaaaaatgtaaacattggatctaaaaagctccagtaaaaaatcaagaataaaattaaaaaaagaaaaaaagggttacctcagcagggctcgaaccactgacccctggcgTCTTGAAGTAAaaacgacttagaccactcggccatctttcCTGATACAAtattagatgtattttataccttacatAAGAAATccccgtagtttcacaaaatataacgacaacaacagaactctccaaattattaattcgtttcgcgttgcaacgctttataattttccggtttttaaatcgtcaaaagatgcatataatggctattttagagcatggtaaatgttcagtattagtgtttcctcacaaactaaaacgaatatttgcgaatctgaaacaacttttttcaattttgtcaatttacccaaacgtgacaAGGCACCTTTAAATGTGAGTACAAATATGGGCCACTGTGAAAACAGAACACTGTGTCGTCCGTCGTCAGTATCCCTTACGCCACTAGTTTGGTCTCGCACTTGATACTTCTTATCTAATGTTAATCAAATGTGAACGATACTGTATGATATACAAGTATTCTCGATAAGGATGGTTATATGACCACACCAGTAAAACTAGATTTATTGACCTTTTTTTACCATAAATGCAATGATGCTTTTTTGTGTTACAAAGAGGCGTCAGTTCCCAGCAAATCCTATCTAAACTATCACATCATGTATATAACCATCAGATCGCAGCGAGCGAAAAAAGGGCGATATCGTAGCACATCAATCCTAACTATGCTCTCGGGAAGCTTAGATAAACTTACCTTCAATATGCTGATCATGCCGATATGCAGTGTTCACACGCTGTATTTATTGCCGTTTGTTTGTGAACAATTGAGGTCACTATACGCTGTTCCAGAGTTGATGCAATTAGATTTTAAAccttcaacaaaaaaaaataaggtaAACATTGTGCATGTAGGTACCCCCAAAACCATACCTT from Dreissena polymorpha isolate Duluth1 chromosome 5, UMN_Dpol_1.0, whole genome shotgun sequence harbors:
- the LOC127832422 gene encoding uncharacterized protein LOC127832422 codes for the protein MKIAVCFFALAIAYACAARCKQTSDCDPIVTSCRGGSILHCMDFQCVCDSLAGVELHECTVNTDCHDHIHDGFFHQCAHNGWQCINYDCQCTSGHGN
- the LOC127832249 gene encoding uncharacterized protein LOC127832249, which gives rise to MDQELDVRHARSYVDSGFAAIKKQFRRCDVSTLAHLSDVVNDSSNSNASVQYLQWQWEDWRAFLQPKFRALPGIRKYQYFRFEQRCPGFVFARERHESEKTKILLTSESGFVATEIPRTLTAAGLSEQRRAYLTKIVSPYVSAVHRDVLVHQEDCDV